The Streptomyces laurentii genome contains a region encoding:
- a CDS encoding aspartate aminotransferase (Aspartate aminotransferase family. This family belongs to pyridoxal phosphate (PLP)-dependent aspartate aminotransferase superfamily (fold I). Pyridoxal phosphate combines with an alpha-amino acid to form a compound called a Schiff base or aldimine...; cd00609;~aminotransferase AlaT; Validated;~aspartateaminotransferase [Streptomyces sp. PAMC26508];~catalytic residue [active];~homodimer interface [polypeptide binding];~identified by MetaGeneAnnotator; putative;~pyridoxal 5'-phosphate binding site [chemical binding]), which translates to MQVIQSTKLANVCYEIRGPVLEEAMRLEAAGHRILKLNTGNPAAFGFECPPAILEDMLRNLSGAHGYGDAKGLLSARRAVMSHYETKGVPLSIEDIYLGNGVSELIQMSMQALLDDGDEVLVPAPDYPLWTASVSLAGGTAVHYRCDEQADWMPDLEDIERKITDRTKAIVIINPNNPTGAVYDDEMLRALTDIARRHQLVVCSDEIYDKILYDGATHTPTAAIAPDLMVLTFNGMSKNYRVAGFRSGWLAVCGPKAHASSYIEGLTILANMRLCANMPAQHAVAAALQGRQSIDELVQPGGRLLEQRDTAYELLTRIPGVTCVKPRGALYLFPRLDPNVYKIKDDRQMVLDLLRAEKIMVVHGTGFNWHEPDHFRIVTLPAAVDLADAVTRIGTFLDGYSQR; encoded by the coding sequence ATGCAGGTGATCCAGTCCACGAAGCTCGCCAACGTCTGTTACGAAATCCGGGGCCCGGTCCTCGAAGAGGCGATGCGGCTGGAGGCGGCGGGGCACCGCATCCTCAAGCTCAACACCGGTAACCCGGCCGCCTTCGGTTTCGAGTGCCCGCCCGCCATCCTCGAGGACATGCTGCGCAACCTCTCCGGCGCGCACGGCTACGGCGACGCGAAGGGGCTGCTGTCCGCGCGGCGCGCGGTGATGAGCCACTACGAGACCAAGGGCGTCCCGCTGTCGATAGAGGACATCTATCTCGGCAACGGCGTCTCCGAGCTGATCCAGATGTCCATGCAGGCGCTGCTCGACGACGGCGACGAGGTGCTGGTCCCGGCGCCGGACTATCCACTGTGGACGGCGTCGGTGTCGCTCGCGGGCGGTACGGCCGTGCACTACCGCTGCGACGAGCAGGCGGACTGGATGCCGGACCTGGAGGACATCGAGCGGAAGATCACCGACCGCACCAAGGCGATCGTGATCATCAACCCGAACAACCCGACCGGCGCCGTCTACGACGACGAGATGCTGCGGGCGCTCACCGACATCGCCCGCCGCCACCAGCTGGTGGTCTGCTCGGACGAGATCTACGACAAGATCCTCTACGACGGCGCGACGCACACCCCGACCGCCGCGATCGCCCCCGACCTGATGGTGCTGACCTTCAACGGGATGAGCAAGAACTACCGGGTGGCGGGCTTCCGCTCCGGCTGGCTCGCGGTCTGCGGTCCGAAGGCGCACGCCTCCTCGTACATCGAGGGCCTGACGATCCTCGCCAACATGCGGCTGTGCGCCAACATGCCGGCGCAGCACGCGGTGGCCGCCGCGCTCCAGGGGCGGCAGTCGATCGACGAGCTGGTGCAGCCGGGCGGCCGGCTGCTCGAACAGCGGGACACGGCGTACGAGCTGCTGACCCGGATCCCGGGCGTGACGTGTGTGAAGCCGAGGGGCGCGCTGTATCTGTTCCCGCGCCTCGACCCGAACGTCTACAAGATCAAGGACGACCGGCAGATGGTCCTGGACCTGCTGCGGGCCGAGAAGATCATGGTGGTGCACGGGACGGGCTTCAACTGGCACGAGCCGGACCACTTCCGGATCGTGACACTGCCCGCCGCGGTGGATCTGGCGGACGCGGTCACCCGGATCGGAACCTTCCTGGACG
- a CDS encoding cell wall binding repeat 2 (identified by MetaGeneAnnotator; putative;~sequence version:1), whose translation MAMSRILSCSLQSRLVSQYDTGGGEPPRRRRGEGREQARETGRERGRRRHATKRRGPGPLWVIGSGAVVAVGVLAAVTSLDSGPAPRPPAVDDGGRPGMPALIKQDRAPSPGKDPGTATPSAPALGATGTARPATARPSATTDVPSSPAAVPPGATATAPATQYPGKSGSAPGIRKKRG comes from the coding sequence GTGGCGATGTCGCGCATCCTGTCGTGCTCCCTACAATCACGGCTTGTGAGCCAGTACGACACGGGGGGCGGCGAGCCTCCGAGACGACGCCGCGGCGAGGGCCGGGAGCAAGCACGGGAAACGGGACGGGAGCGGGGCCGGCGCCGGCACGCGACGAAGCGCCGGGGGCCCGGACCGCTGTGGGTGATCGGCAGCGGCGCCGTCGTCGCGGTCGGTGTTCTCGCCGCCGTCACCTCGCTCGACTCCGGACCGGCACCGCGCCCGCCCGCGGTGGACGACGGCGGACGGCCAGGGATGCCCGCGCTGATCAAGCAGGACCGCGCGCCGTCGCCCGGGAAGGACCCCGGCACCGCCACGCCTTCCGCGCCGGCGCTCGGCGCGACCGGTACCGCCCGCCCCGCGACCGCGCGGCCGTCCGCCACCACCGACGTACCGTCGTCGCCCGCCGCCGTCCCGCCCGGTGCGACCGCGACCGCGCCGGCCACCCAGTACCCGGGGAAGTCCGGCTCCGCGCCCGGCATCCGGAAGAAGCGGGGATAG
- a CDS encoding possible integral membrane protein (carotene biosynthesis associated membrane protein; TIGR03459;~identified by MetaGeneAnnotator; putative;~possible integral membrane protein [Streptomyces venezuelae ATCC10712]) — protein MWVFSAAGCRWLGAAGSLAVTAGGWTAGALPVRGGAGLWQPHGPAATTAGAILAYLGLTLLLAAWWQYGRLLRAGDPGSRGGTLTTLGLWAGPLVLAPPLHSADVYSYIAQGAMVLEGHDVYGAGPAVLTPGELGFDAAASVGGHWTDTPAPYGPAFLVLAEAVVKLTGGSVVPAVLGMRLIALGALALIVWAVRGLGGGPGALWLAALNPLLLVHVVAGTHNDGLMIGLLLAGVLLAVRGRWVAGSAVVGLAVMVKSPAALGLLFIGVLVARRRGGAAGVARGLVLPGAVAAAVSAGATLLAGTGFGWLRTQSVAATIHTALSATSDLGLGLGLLVADDPDPVKGVVRQLGLAAAVAVIAVVAWRAWRGRIDVLLGLGISLLVLVALSPMVQPWYLLWGTCVVAAVAWDGRLGWFLAVLCGALTYETAPSGHTPWYGFVLAALALTVGLLLPRVAPLDASSPAAIPGPCTVPRRPADRH, from the coding sequence ATGTGGGTTTTCTCCGCCGCCGGATGCCGGTGGCTCGGCGCGGCCGGTTCGCTCGCCGTCACCGCCGGCGGCTGGACCGCCGGAGCCCTGCCCGTACGCGGCGGGGCCGGCCTGTGGCAGCCGCACGGGCCCGCGGCCACGACGGCCGGCGCGATCCTCGCGTACCTCGGACTGACCCTGCTGCTCGCCGCCTGGTGGCAGTACGGGCGGCTGCTGCGCGCCGGGGACCCGGGTTCCCGGGGCGGGACCCTGACGACCCTCGGGCTGTGGGCCGGGCCGCTCGTGCTCGCCCCGCCGCTGCACAGCGCCGACGTCTACAGCTACATCGCCCAGGGCGCGATGGTCCTCGAAGGCCACGACGTGTACGGGGCCGGGCCCGCTGTGCTCACCCCCGGTGAGCTGGGGTTCGACGCCGCCGCGTCCGTCGGCGGCCACTGGACGGACACCCCCGCCCCGTACGGACCGGCCTTCCTCGTCCTCGCCGAGGCGGTGGTGAAACTGACCGGCGGCTCGGTCGTGCCCGCCGTCCTCGGCATGCGGCTGATCGCCCTCGGCGCGCTGGCCCTGATCGTCTGGGCGGTACGGGGGCTGGGCGGCGGGCCCGGTGCGCTGTGGCTCGCCGCGCTCAACCCGCTGCTCCTCGTCCACGTCGTCGCCGGGACGCACAACGACGGGCTCATGATCGGCCTGCTGCTGGCCGGTGTGCTGCTCGCGGTGCGCGGGCGGTGGGTGGCGGGCAGCGCCGTCGTCGGTCTCGCGGTGATGGTGAAGTCGCCGGCGGCGCTCGGACTGCTCTTCATCGGCGTCCTGGTCGCCCGGCGGCGCGGCGGGGCCGCGGGAGTGGCGCGCGGGCTCGTGCTGCCCGGGGCGGTGGCCGCCGCGGTCTCCGCCGGGGCGACGCTGCTCGCCGGGACCGGCTTCGGCTGGCTGCGTACCCAGAGCGTCGCCGCCACCATCCACACCGCCCTGTCCGCGACCAGCGACCTCGGTCTCGGCCTCGGACTGCTCGTCGCGGACGACCCCGATCCGGTGAAGGGCGTGGTGCGGCAACTGGGCCTGGCGGCGGCCGTCGCGGTCATCGCCGTCGTGGCGTGGCGCGCGTGGCGGGGCCGGATCGACGTGCTCCTCGGGCTCGGGATCTCGCTGCTGGTGCTGGTCGCGCTGTCGCCGATGGTGCAGCCCTGGTACCTGCTGTGGGGGACGTGCGTGGTCGCGGCGGTCGCGTGGGACGGGCGGCTGGGCTGGTTCCTGGCGGTGCTGTGCGGCGCGCTGACCTACGAGACGGCCCCCTCCGGGCACACCCCCTGGTACGGCTTCGTTCTCGCCGCCCTCGCCCTGACGGTGGGTCTCCTCCTGCCGCGCGTCGCCCCGCTCGACGCGTCCTCGCCCGCCGCGATCCCGGGCCCGTGCACGGTGCCGCGCCGGCCGGCGGACCGGCACTGA
- a CDS encoding hypothetical protein (identified by MetaGeneAnnotator; putative;~sequence version:1), with amino-acid sequence MKACPPAGGWAVASAVASDSHADTDRIVKRERYAEYRAPLYLVVDRQEKSVTVYSEPGGLGYTRVDGPHPFGARVRLPEPFGLDLDTADLV; translated from the coding sequence GTGAAGGCTTGCCCTCCGGCCGGCGGGTGGGCGGTAGCGTCGGCCGTCGCCTCGGACTCGCACGCGGACACCGACCGCATCGTGAAGCGCGAGCGGTACGCCGAGTACCGCGCCCCGCTCTACCTCGTCGTGGACCGGCAGGAGAAGAGCGTGACCGTGTACTCCGAGCCCGGCGGGCTCGGCTACACGCGCGTGGACGGCCCGCACCCCTTCGGGGCCCGGGTCCGGTTGCCCGAGCCCTTCGGCCTGGACCTCGACACCGCCGACCTGGTCTGA